The following coding sequences lie in one Cydia strobilella chromosome 20, ilCydStro3.1, whole genome shotgun sequence genomic window:
- the LOC134750723 gene encoding myoneurin-like, whose protein sequence is MDWQLTCRVCLETGDMVSLFDWDENNEQLGDKYTYCCGVEVTKNDSLPTLICLNCVDRLTFAFQFKQQCLSSNDTLKECLEEFTRSSAAVTASSSKKTVTETETISIKQENGLLLQYELPVEHDPQIQWTRTVTKTPNNAVVTKAPKARGRGRPRKYPNNQGQIEISPYQRKKQKEPQKEQESLTSLLASGSLDLKQEPGEDEEPFDSADFAGGDDPDFEPDEEADSDGGLKKAVTTPRKRGRPRKVVAEKSEEGDDGEDMLLKETIMAFSEPIPDHILNPKPRQKYTTKKRYVYEKTHTCETCGSSFTSNASLQAHIRRHLGIKPFVCSVCGYSCVMKEALKRHMLRHTGERPYKCRICDRRFGDFGTRQKHERLHMGVRPYQCSLCGKAFTYSYVLANHMLTHTGEKKYSCEPCNKKFTKAHHLKYHNKVHHQELYIQQQLELEAKKIRQQINVSGLTGVLSGQIVDGTLQLIQTQEEDGDQELQMHVVEEEEEEEAENEDSEAKETDRAVAGMQAVVLDSEFSMEEDDKTQ, encoded by the exons ATGGATTGGCAATTAACCTGTCGAGTATGTTTGGAAACTGGCGATATGGTATCTTTATTCGATTGGGATGAAAATAACGAACAACTCGGTGACAAGTacacttactgctgtggcgtgGAG gtGACGAAAAATGATTCTTTGCCCACGCTTATCTGTCTGAACTGCGTGGACCGTTTAACATTCGCGTTTCAGTTCAAACAGCAGTGTTTGTCGTCGAACGACACTTTGAAAGAATGTCTGGAGGAGTTTACAAGGAGCTCTGCCGCTGTGACGGCTTCTTCGTCCAAGAAAA CCGTAACAGAAACGGAAACGATAAGCATAAAGCAAGAAAACGGTCTGCTGTTGCAATATGAGCTGCCTGTGGAGCATGACCCTCAGATCCAGTGGACGCGGACAGTTACAAAGACTCCTAACAATGCTGTGGTGACTAAGGCTCCCAAGGCAAGGGGCAGGGGACGGCCGAGGAAGTATCCTAACAACCAGGGTCAGATTG AGATATCTCCATACCAACGCAAGAAGCAGAAGGAACCTCAGAAAGAGCAGGAGTCCCTCACATCACTGCTGGCTTCTGGCTCCCTTGACCTCAAGCAGGAGCCTGGGGAAGATGAGGAACCATTTGACAGTGCTG ACTTTGCTGGAGGTGATGATCCTGATTTTGAACCTGATGAGGAAGCAGATTCCGACGGAGGCCTTAAAAAAGCG GTCACAACACCACGTAAGCGGGGTCGGCCGCGCAAGGTGGTGGCAGAGAAATCTGAAGAAGGTGACGACGGCGAAGATATGTTGCTGAAAGAGACCATCATGGCCTTCTCAGAGCCCATCCCGGACCATATCCTCAACCCCAAGCCGCGGCAAAAGTATACCACCAAGAAGCGATATGTCTATGAGAAAAC GCACACTTGCGAGACTTGCGGGTCCTCGTTCACGTCCAACGCGTCGTTGCAGGCGCACATTCGACGCCATTTGGGCATCAAACCGTTTGTCTGCAG CGTATGTGGCTACTCGTGCGTGATGAAAGAAGCACTTAAGCGGCACATGCTTCGGCACACCGGTGAGCGGCCTTACAAGTGCCGCATATGCGACCGGCGCTTCGGAGACTTCGGCACTAGGCAGAAACACGAGAG GTTGCACATGGGCGTCCGTCCCTACCAATGCTCGCTGTGCGGCAAGGCGTTCACCTACTCATACGTGCTGGCTAACCATATGCTAACACATACCGGCGAGAAGAAATATTC ATGCGAACCATGCAACAAGAAGTTCACAAAAGCCCACCACCTCAAATATCACAACAAGGTGCACCACCAGGAACTCTACATCCAGCAACAGCTCGAGCTGGAAGCCAAGAAGATCAGACAGCAGATCAACGTGTCCGGTCTAACTGGCGTTCTTTCCGGACAGATTGTGGATGGAACGTTGCAGCTCATACAGACTCAAGAGGAAG ATGGAGATCAGGAGCTACAAATGCACGTggtggaggaggaggaggaggaggaggccGAGAACGAAGACAGCGAGGCCAAGGAGACCGACCGGGCCGTCGCGGGCATGCAAGCG GTCGTGTTAGACAGCGAATTCTCTATGGAAGAAGACGACAAGACACAATAA